In the Telopea speciosissima isolate NSW1024214 ecotype Mountain lineage chromosome 2, Tspe_v1, whole genome shotgun sequence genome, one interval contains:
- the LOC122651591 gene encoding uncharacterized protein LOC122651591: MIGAVIQCLMDIVVAGISLTIGLGIFAFVASILCSAAFLLNAKDVS; the protein is encoded by the coding sequence ATGATAGGTGCTGTTATACAGTGTCTCATGGATATAGTGGTAGCAGGAATTTCCTTAACGATTGGTTTGGGAATCTTCGCATTCGTTGCTTCGATTCTCTGCTCTGCTGCTTTTTTGCTCAATGCCAAGGACGTCTCttaa
- the LOC122651588 gene encoding ruBisCO large subunit-binding protein subunit beta, chloroplastic isoform X1, giving the protein MVVCSPSPISTAFFSNLTQPTSTKTNFFTPCTRAMAKELYFNHDGSATKKLKAGVDLVADLVGVTLGPKGRNVVLENKYGPPKIVNDGAAVLKEVELEDPLENVGAKLVRQAGAKTNDLAGDGSTTSVVLAQGLIAEGLKVIAAGLNPIQISRGIEKTAKALVSELKSMSREVEDHQLADVAAVSAGNDYVLGNMIADALQRVGRKGVVTIEKGKSIENSLQIVEGMQFDRGYLSPYFVTNRQKMSVEFHNCKLLLVDQKITNLKELFTILNDAVKEKYPIVIVAEGIEQEALAPIIRNKLKGVLKAAAIKAPAFGERKSHYLDDIAILTGGTVVRDEMGLILEKVGKEVLGTAVKVVITKDSTLIVTDGNTQPAVDKRVSQIRSLVENTEENFQKNILNERIARLSGGIAILQVGAQTEVELKDKQLRIEDALNATKAAIEEGVVVGGGSSLLRLSLMVDHIKDILDNEEQKIGADIFKRALTYPSRLIAKNAGVNGSVVVEKVLSIDDVRYGYNAAKGCFEDLLAAGIIDPTKVVRCCLEHAASVAKTFLTSDVVIVDIKELHAIPMRKPIPNSGVGPIGFKSDGMS; this is encoded by the exons ATGGTGGTTTGTTCGCCTTCTCCCATTTCTACAGCTTTTTTCTCCAATCTAACGCAACCCACTTCAACTAAAACGAACTTCTTTACTCCTTGCACAAGGGCTATGGCTAAAGAGCTTTACTTTAACCATGATGGTTCAGCCACAAAGAAGCTTAAG GCAGGGGTAGACTTGGTTGCTGACTTGGTTGGGGTGACACTGGGCCCTAAAGGTAGGAATGTGGTTCTGGAGAACAAGTATGGACCTCCTAAGATTGTTAATGATGGTGCTGCTGTCCTCAAGGAG GTTGAATTAGAGGATCCATTGGAGAATGTTGGAGCAAAGTTAGTGAGGCAAGCTGGTGCAAAAACTAATGATCTTGCTGGTGATGGTTCCACCACTTCTGTTGTTCTTGCTCAAGGTCTAATTGCTGAGGGTCTGAAG GTTATAGCAGCAGGTCTGAATCCTATTCAGATCTCACGAGGGATTGAAAAGACTGCAAAGGCCCTAGTTTCTGAACTCAAGTCAATGTCCAGAGAG GTTGAAGATCACCAGCTTGCAGATGTGGCTGCAGTCAGTGCAGGGAATGATTATGTGTTAGGAAACATGATTGCAGACGCTCTTCAACGAGTTGGGAGGAAGGGTGTAGTCACCATTGAGAAAGGGAAATCCATCGAGAACAGCCTGCAGATTGTAGAAGGAATGCAATTTGATCGTGGATACTtgtctccttactttgttacaAACAGGCAGAAGATGTCAGTGGAATTTCACAACTGCAAG TTGCTTTTGGTCGACCAAAAAATCACAAACCTGAAGGAGTTGTTTACAATACTGAATGATGCAGTAAAGGAGAAGTACCCAATTGTGATAGTTGCAGAGGGCATTGAGCAGGAAGCTCTGGCTCCAATAATTAGGAACAAACTCAAGGGTGTGCTGAAGGCAGCTGCTATTAAAGCTCCTGCCTTTGGAGAACGCAAGAGCCACTACTTAGATGACATTGCTATCTTGACTGGAG GTACTGTAGTCAGGGATGAAATGGGGCTAATCTTAGAAAAGGTTGGAAAAGAGGTATTGGGCACTGCTGTTAAGGTGGTGATAACTAAGGATTCAACATTGATAGTTACTGATGGAAATACTCAACCAGCTGTTGACAAAAGGGTTTCTCAGATTCGAAGCCTTGTTGAG AAcacagaagaaaattttcaaaagaataTTCTAAATGAAAGAATAGCAAGGTTATCTGGTGGAATAGCTATTCTTCAG GTTGGAGCACAAACAGAGGTTGAATTGAAGGATAAGCAACTAAGAATTGAAGATGCTTTGAATGCAACCAAG GCAGCTATTGAGGAAGGTGTTGTGGTCGGTGGAGGCTCTAGCCTGTTGAGGCTTTCTTTGATGGTGGATCATATCAAGGATATTTTGGACAATGAAGAGCAAAAG ATTGGAGCCGACATCTTTAAAAGAGCTTTAACCTATCCATCAAGATTGATAGCTAAAAACGCAGGTGTAAATGGCAGTGTTGTGGTAGAGAAG GTTCTATCCATTGATGATGTAAGGTATGGATATAATGCTGCAAAAGGCTGTTTTGAAGATTTGCTTGCTGCTGGAATTATTGATCCAACAAAG GTGGTTAGATGCTGCTTGGAACATGCTGCATCTGTTGCTAAGACTTTTCTTACATCTGATGTTGTTATTGTTGACATCAAGGAATTACATGCAATTCCTATGAGAAAGCCAATTCCAAATTCAG gtgttgggcctaTAGGATTTAAGTCTGATGGCATGAGTTAA
- the LOC122651588 gene encoding chaperonin 60 subunit beta 4, chloroplastic isoform X2 has protein sequence MVVCSPSPISTAFFSNLTQPTSTKTNFFTPCTRAMAKELYFNHDGSATKKLKAGVDLVADLVGVTLGPKGRNVVLENKYGPPKIVNDGAAVLKEVELEDPLENVGAKLVRQAGAKTNDLAGDGSTTSVVLAQGLIAEGLKVIAAGLNPIQISRGIEKTAKALVSELKSMSREVEDHQLADVAAVSAGNDYVLGNMIADALQRVGRKGVVTIEKGKSIENSLQIVEGMQFDRGYLSPYFVTNRQKMSVEFHNCKLLLVDQKITNLKELFTILNDAVKEKYPIVIVAEGIEQEALAPIIRNKLKGVLKAAAIKAPAFGERKSHYLDDIAILTGGTVVRDEMGLILEKVGKEVLGTAVKVVITKDSTLIVTDGNTQPAVDKRVSQIRSLVENTEENFQKNILNERIARLSGGIAILQVGAQTEVELKDKQLRIEDALNATKAAIEEGVVVGGGSSLLRLSLMVDHIKDILDNEEQKVLSIDDVRYGYNAAKGCFEDLLAAGIIDPTKVVRCCLEHAASVAKTFLTSDVVIVDIKELHAIPMRKPIPNSGVGPIGFKSDGMS, from the exons ATGGTGGTTTGTTCGCCTTCTCCCATTTCTACAGCTTTTTTCTCCAATCTAACGCAACCCACTTCAACTAAAACGAACTTCTTTACTCCTTGCACAAGGGCTATGGCTAAAGAGCTTTACTTTAACCATGATGGTTCAGCCACAAAGAAGCTTAAG GCAGGGGTAGACTTGGTTGCTGACTTGGTTGGGGTGACACTGGGCCCTAAAGGTAGGAATGTGGTTCTGGAGAACAAGTATGGACCTCCTAAGATTGTTAATGATGGTGCTGCTGTCCTCAAGGAG GTTGAATTAGAGGATCCATTGGAGAATGTTGGAGCAAAGTTAGTGAGGCAAGCTGGTGCAAAAACTAATGATCTTGCTGGTGATGGTTCCACCACTTCTGTTGTTCTTGCTCAAGGTCTAATTGCTGAGGGTCTGAAG GTTATAGCAGCAGGTCTGAATCCTATTCAGATCTCACGAGGGATTGAAAAGACTGCAAAGGCCCTAGTTTCTGAACTCAAGTCAATGTCCAGAGAG GTTGAAGATCACCAGCTTGCAGATGTGGCTGCAGTCAGTGCAGGGAATGATTATGTGTTAGGAAACATGATTGCAGACGCTCTTCAACGAGTTGGGAGGAAGGGTGTAGTCACCATTGAGAAAGGGAAATCCATCGAGAACAGCCTGCAGATTGTAGAAGGAATGCAATTTGATCGTGGATACTtgtctccttactttgttacaAACAGGCAGAAGATGTCAGTGGAATTTCACAACTGCAAG TTGCTTTTGGTCGACCAAAAAATCACAAACCTGAAGGAGTTGTTTACAATACTGAATGATGCAGTAAAGGAGAAGTACCCAATTGTGATAGTTGCAGAGGGCATTGAGCAGGAAGCTCTGGCTCCAATAATTAGGAACAAACTCAAGGGTGTGCTGAAGGCAGCTGCTATTAAAGCTCCTGCCTTTGGAGAACGCAAGAGCCACTACTTAGATGACATTGCTATCTTGACTGGAG GTACTGTAGTCAGGGATGAAATGGGGCTAATCTTAGAAAAGGTTGGAAAAGAGGTATTGGGCACTGCTGTTAAGGTGGTGATAACTAAGGATTCAACATTGATAGTTACTGATGGAAATACTCAACCAGCTGTTGACAAAAGGGTTTCTCAGATTCGAAGCCTTGTTGAG AAcacagaagaaaattttcaaaagaataTTCTAAATGAAAGAATAGCAAGGTTATCTGGTGGAATAGCTATTCTTCAG GTTGGAGCACAAACAGAGGTTGAATTGAAGGATAAGCAACTAAGAATTGAAGATGCTTTGAATGCAACCAAG GCAGCTATTGAGGAAGGTGTTGTGGTCGGTGGAGGCTCTAGCCTGTTGAGGCTTTCTTTGATGGTGGATCATATCAAGGATATTTTGGACAATGAAGAGCAAAAG GTTCTATCCATTGATGATGTAAGGTATGGATATAATGCTGCAAAAGGCTGTTTTGAAGATTTGCTTGCTGCTGGAATTATTGATCCAACAAAG GTGGTTAGATGCTGCTTGGAACATGCTGCATCTGTTGCTAAGACTTTTCTTACATCTGATGTTGTTATTGTTGACATCAAGGAATTACATGCAATTCCTATGAGAAAGCCAATTCCAAATTCAG gtgttgggcctaTAGGATTTAAGTCTGATGGCATGAGTTAA